A region of Candidatus Nitrospira nitrificans DNA encodes the following proteins:
- a CDS encoding type II toxin-antitoxin system VapB family antitoxin codes for MHMRTALNRDDQLMKRAARLTGIQEETHLVRLGLEATISREAAMRLAKLG; via the coding sequence ATGCACATGAGGACGGCGCTGAACAGAGACGATCAGCTCATGAAGCGCGCGGCCCGGCTCACGGGGATACAGGAAGAAACACACCTCGTCCGTTTGGGGCTGGAAGCCACGATCTCGCGTGAAGCTGCCATGCGACTTGCGAAGCTCGGGTGA
- a CDS encoding phosphatidylglycerol lysyltransferase domain-containing protein, translating to MDLKTVDSKQTMRVLPQLVPDSACFRCDVCCRFPEVDSFLRPYFTREEINDAVAHGVSESCFPDRSGSQVDLVKNPTDDGYLCPAFDSQSGRCGIYDVRPLDCRLYPLALMWDASGREVLLGWDSKCPFMRDAPSRAIREYADRVAMSLADETIVEGLVAHPRLIGRFQDDVIVLQALPHLTARLVPARVDARLRPLTWSDAPRVAKALERAQVTGRETPAAFAFSYHYIWTSLLPYWWMELDDTLFLFAQSPDGWFMPLPPLGAGPLDQAVEQAFALMRSWNGPSPVSRIDNVMESQRHRLACDGIQFRRKEGDYLYSVGALAALAGDHYKSHRALCNRVAREQVLTKGSYRAEDHAACARLYRRWAEQKRLGTLDQMGKLLLEDAEMAHLLALQEYERIGLSGMVVRINDDIAAYTFGYWLTPRTWCILLEVADRAVPGLAQWIFRETCRTAMAQGAVSVNAMDDAGLPGLRATKLAYRPSAILSTWTITRMTT from the coding sequence ATGGACCTCAAGACAGTGGATTCCAAACAGACGATGAGGGTTCTGCCTCAGCTGGTTCCGGACTCGGCGTGTTTTCGGTGTGATGTGTGTTGCCGCTTCCCGGAAGTCGATAGTTTTCTCCGCCCATACTTTACGCGAGAAGAAATCAACGATGCCGTGGCGCACGGAGTGTCCGAGTCGTGTTTCCCCGACCGGTCGGGCTCGCAGGTCGATCTGGTCAAGAATCCGACGGACGACGGGTATCTCTGTCCCGCGTTTGACTCGCAGTCTGGCCGGTGTGGAATCTACGACGTTCGCCCATTGGACTGTCGGCTGTACCCGCTGGCGTTGATGTGGGATGCATCGGGCCGGGAAGTCTTGCTGGGGTGGGATTCCAAATGCCCATTCATGCGCGACGCGCCCTCACGCGCCATTCGAGAGTATGCGGACCGTGTGGCGATGTCCCTGGCGGATGAGACGATCGTCGAGGGGCTCGTGGCTCACCCTCGTCTCATCGGCCGCTTTCAGGACGATGTGATCGTGCTCCAGGCGCTTCCGCACCTCACGGCGCGCCTTGTTCCGGCTCGAGTCGACGCCCGGCTCCGTCCACTGACGTGGTCGGACGCACCGCGTGTTGCGAAGGCGCTTGAGCGCGCGCAGGTGACGGGCCGTGAGACGCCGGCCGCGTTTGCATTCTCCTACCATTATATCTGGACCTCGCTGCTGCCCTATTGGTGGATGGAGCTCGATGACACGCTGTTTCTTTTTGCCCAGTCTCCGGACGGATGGTTCATGCCGCTTCCACCGCTTGGAGCCGGGCCTCTGGATCAGGCCGTGGAGCAGGCGTTCGCGCTGATGCGGTCGTGGAACGGGCCGTCGCCGGTGAGCCGAATCGACAACGTGATGGAGTCACAGCGGCATCGATTGGCCTGCGACGGCATTCAATTCCGCCGGAAAGAGGGAGACTATCTGTATTCCGTCGGGGCTCTGGCGGCCTTGGCCGGAGACCATTACAAATCCCATCGGGCGCTCTGCAATCGCGTGGCGCGAGAACAGGTTCTTACGAAAGGATCCTATCGAGCCGAGGACCACGCCGCATGCGCGCGTCTCTATCGGCGATGGGCGGAGCAGAAACGCCTGGGAACTCTCGATCAAATGGGAAAGCTGCTTTTGGAGGACGCGGAAATGGCTCATCTGCTTGCCTTGCAAGAGTATGAACGGATTGGCTTGTCGGGCATGGTCGTGAGAATCAACGATGACATCGCCGCCTATACCTTCGGTTACTGGTTGACCCCTCGAACCTGGTGCATCTTGTTGGAGGTCGCGGACCGTGCCGTTCCCGGTCTGGCCCAATGGATCTTCCGCGAAACCTGTCGAACCGCCATGGCGCAAGGGGCGGTTTCCGTCAATGCCATGGATGACGCGGGTCTTCCGGGACTGCGCGCAACCAAGTTGGCCTACCGTCCGTCCGCGATTCTGAGCACCTGGACGATCACAAGGATGACCACATGA